A part of Rhinatrema bivittatum chromosome 16, aRhiBiv1.1, whole genome shotgun sequence genomic DNA contains:
- the LOC115078016 gene encoding tumor necrosis factor alpha-induced protein 8-like protein 2, whose amino-acid sequence METFSSRDLALQAQKKILSRMATKSMVNMFIDDTSSEILDELYRVSKEYTKNKAESHKVIKNLIKVAVKIGVLYRNNRFSTEELDLAEEFKKKLHQGAMTAISFYEVEFTFEKGVLSGILRDCRNLLLQLVDKHLTPKSHDRIRHVFDHFANEELLGELYNPTGPLKPHLQKIYEGMNKLIDEGKL is encoded by the coding sequence ATGGAAACCTTTAGCTCCagagacctggctcttcaagccCAGAAGAAGATCTTGAGCCGGATGGCTACCAAGTCGATGGTCAACATGTTCATCGATGACACCAGCAGCGAGATCCTAGATGAGCTCTACCGGGTCTCCAAGGAGTACACCAAGAACAAAGCAGAATCCCACAAGGTCATCAAGAACTTGATCAAGGTTGCTGTCAAGATTGGCGTCCTCTATCGCAACAACCGCTTCAGCACAGAGGAACTGGACTTGGCTGAAGAGTTCAAGAAGAAGCTGCATCAGGGTGCCATGACAGCCATCAGCTTTTACGAGGTGGAGTTCACCTTTGAGAAAGGCGTGCTCTCAGGGatcctgagggactgcaggaactTGCTGCTACAATTGGTTGATAAACATTTGACGCCCAAGTCACATGACCGCATCAGACATGTCTTTGATCACTTTGCCAATGAGGAGCTGCTTGGTGAGCTCTACAACCCTACAGGGCCCTTAAAGCCTCACCTCCAGAAAATCTACGAGGGCATGAACAAACTAATTGACGAGGGCAAGTTGTAG